Proteins encoded together in one Thermoplasma sp. Kam2015 window:
- a CDS encoding metal-dependent transcriptional regulator produces the protein MENITKKERDCLITIKESSNGPFPVRLKDLSASMNIKPPSVLEILTRLQEKGLIKKDRGMVALTDKGEETYRRIVMVHRTLEVLYSRSGIDANDACKKIGNFDFLVDYDDAKKISASIGNPKTCPHGKKIDGS, from the coding sequence ATGGAAAACATAACGAAGAAGGAAAGAGACTGCCTTATAACCATCAAGGAGTCTTCCAATGGGCCGTTTCCCGTAAGACTCAAAGATCTATCGGCTTCCATGAATATAAAGCCCCCATCCGTGTTGGAGATACTTACAAGACTTCAGGAGAAGGGATTGATAAAGAAGGATCGTGGTATGGTGGCGCTCACCGATAAAGGAGAAGAAACATACAGGAGAATAGTTATGGTTCACAGGACTCTCGAGGTGTTGTACAGCAGAAGTGGCATCGATGCCAATGATGCTTGCAAGAAGATAGGTAATTTTGACTTTCTGGTGGACTACGATGACGCCAAAAAGATATCTGCCTCGATTGGAAATCCAAAAACTTGCCCCCATGGCAAAAAGATAGACGGATCATGA
- a CDS encoding HAD family hydrolase: MKIRGLIFDFDGTLLDSVELRIDSWKNAFKAYGVDVPEDLIRPMIGFPGVDLAKKFVRNPLDVEMLQEDYFLKNIESARFFQDVIPTLNKLKEMGIKTAVVTSTRRIVIQRFSIPVDHIVTIDDVSKGKPDTEPYLKAINMMGIRPEECIVVGDIENDLIPARRLKCISVLVKHGRNISSAFADYEIENIGDILDLIKKLEVNENR, translated from the coding sequence ATGAAGATAAGGGGCTTGATCTTTGATTTCGATGGGACACTGCTGGATTCGGTGGAGCTGAGGATCGATTCATGGAAGAATGCGTTCAAAGCCTATGGCGTTGATGTTCCTGAGGATCTAATTCGACCGATGATAGGTTTTCCGGGGGTTGACCTAGCCAAGAAATTTGTGAGAAACCCGTTGGATGTGGAGATGCTTCAGGAAGATTACTTCCTGAAGAATATCGAATCTGCCAGGTTCTTTCAGGATGTCATACCAACGCTAAATAAGTTGAAGGAGATGGGCATAAAAACTGCGGTAGTGACCTCTACCAGAAGGATCGTGATACAGAGATTCAGTATACCCGTCGATCATATAGTGACTATAGATGATGTTTCCAAAGGGAAGCCAGATACGGAGCCTTATTTGAAGGCCATCAATATGATGGGCATCAGACCTGAGGAATGCATCGTGGTGGGGGACATAGAGAATGATCTGATCCCGGCCAGGAGGCTAAAATGTATATCCGTGCTTGTCAAGCATGGTCGAAATATAAGTTCAGCCTTTGCGGATTATGAAATAGAAAATATAGGAGATATACTTGATTTGATAAAAAAATTGGAAGTCAATGAAAATCGCTGA
- a CDS encoding zinc-binding dehydrogenase, with the protein MKAAVLEEINHPLSIVDKDIPEPADDEVIIRQDYAGLCYRDILSATGFFPRIQLPIIPGHEIGGTIVKIGDKVKNFRVGDHVASLIYVPCGKCEYCRSGNENLCPYKKSIGEEIQGGFREYVNIPEIAVVKAPGNVDSRYLPIASCVTGMIYHALFRLAKIREGQKVLITGAGGGVGSNAVQMAKAFGATVIAETTSDQKKEMLQKIGADYVVDGNGKFNEEVKKIGGADVVLECVGIYTFERALRSLNNGGKMIVIGNVKPDPVNLPLGLIILKGNTIRGSISSTRKDVSDALSLVADGKIKPVIGMEMDLNRINDAIDMMKNRQTEGRVLIKFR; encoded by the coding sequence ATGAAGGCTGCTGTCCTTGAAGAAATAAACCATCCGCTGTCGATAGTGGATAAAGACATTCCAGAACCGGCTGATGATGAGGTAATAATAAGACAGGACTACGCTGGTTTATGTTACAGAGACATTCTTAGTGCAACAGGATTTTTTCCTAGGATCCAGCTACCCATAATTCCTGGGCATGAGATCGGTGGGACAATTGTCAAGATCGGAGACAAGGTTAAGAATTTCAGAGTCGGCGATCATGTGGCCAGCCTGATATACGTTCCCTGTGGAAAATGCGAATACTGCAGATCAGGCAATGAAAATCTATGTCCATATAAAAAATCTATAGGAGAGGAGATCCAGGGAGGGTTCAGGGAATACGTAAATATTCCGGAGATTGCCGTTGTTAAGGCGCCGGGAAACGTAGACAGCAGATATCTGCCAATAGCATCGTGTGTCACGGGCATGATATATCATGCGCTATTCAGGCTTGCAAAGATCAGGGAAGGGCAGAAGGTACTGATCACAGGGGCCGGTGGTGGAGTCGGCTCCAATGCTGTGCAGATGGCTAAGGCTTTTGGTGCAACGGTCATAGCCGAAACGACCTCTGATCAAAAGAAGGAGATGCTTCAAAAGATCGGCGCGGACTATGTGGTTGATGGTAACGGAAAATTCAACGAGGAAGTGAAGAAAATTGGCGGAGCGGATGTGGTACTGGAATGTGTCGGCATATATACTTTCGAGAGGGCATTGAGAAGCCTTAACAATGGAGGAAAAATGATCGTGATCGGAAACGTCAAGCCTGATCCAGTGAATTTACCTCTAGGTCTCATCATACTTAAAGGCAATACCATACGAGGGAGCATCAGTTCAACAAGGAAGGATGTGTCAGATGCCCTGAGTCTTGTCGCGGATGGGAAGATAAAACCGGTGATAGGCATGGAGATGGATCTGAACAGGATCAACGATGCGATAGACATGATGAAGAACAGGCAAACTGAGGGCCGCGTTCTTATAAAATTCAGATAA
- a CDS encoding HesA/MoeB/ThiF family protein: MRSDDYRYARQMVLRQFNNDDIAKIRSSRILVVGIGGVGSLIADLFVRSGVKSIMLIDRDYVSSSNLYRQTLYSDEDIGDSKVVAAKRRLEKVNPEVEVLAINETFDAQNAEKLISSVDIVMDGTDNLTSRLIINDACVKTSKPWVMASAIETYGQVKAIIPGRTSCYRCYFTGDPFPQPTCAEVGVLSSLVTAISSLAFTLGIKILTGKEVDGSIYNLDIWNMELDSIRVDRRKDCPSCGLHNYEFLSDKYKNIGLDFMP, from the coding sequence ATGAGATCCGATGATTATAGATATGCAAGGCAGATGGTTTTAAGGCAGTTCAATAACGATGATATCGCCAAGATCAGATCTTCCCGGATTCTCGTGGTGGGTATAGGTGGCGTTGGCAGCCTCATCGCCGATCTGTTTGTTCGCAGCGGTGTTAAGAGCATAATGCTGATAGACAGGGATTATGTATCATCATCCAACCTTTATAGGCAGACGCTGTATTCCGATGAAGATATAGGCGATTCGAAGGTTGTTGCTGCTAAGCGCAGACTTGAAAAAGTCAACCCTGAAGTTGAGGTTCTTGCAATAAATGAAACGTTTGATGCGCAAAACGCTGAGAAGCTCATATCATCTGTGGATATAGTAATGGATGGAACAGATAACCTTACAAGCAGGCTCATAATAAACGATGCCTGTGTCAAGACCAGCAAACCATGGGTGATGGCATCGGCCATAGAAACATATGGTCAGGTTAAGGCTATAATTCCCGGAAGAACATCTTGCTACAGATGCTATTTTACCGGCGATCCTTTTCCACAACCGACATGTGCAGAGGTGGGTGTACTCAGCTCGCTTGTGACCGCGATATCGTCCTTGGCATTCACGCTGGGCATCAAGATCCTCACAGGTAAGGAAGTGGACGGTTCGATATACAATCTGGACATATGGAACATGGAGCTGGATAGCATCCGCGTGGATAGAAGGAAGGATTGTCCCAGCTGCGGTCTGCATAATTACGAATTCCTTTCAGACAAATATAAAAATATAGGCTTGGACTTTATGCCATAG
- the vat gene encoding VCP-like ATPase: MESNNGIILRVAEANSTDPGMSRVRLDESSRRLLDAEIGDVVEIEKVRKTVGRVYRARPEDENKGIVRIDSVMRNNCGASIGDKVKVRKVRTEIAKKVTLAPIIRKDQRLKFGEGIEEYVQRALIRRPMLEQDNISVPGLTLAGQTGLLFKVVKTLPSKVPVEIGEETKIEIREEPASEVLEEVSRISYEDIGGLSEQLGKIREMIELPLKHPELFERLGITPPKGVILYGPPGTGKTLIARAVANESGANFLSINGPEIMSKYYGQSEQKLREIFSKAEETAPSIIFIDEIDSIAPKREEVQGEVERRVVAQLLTLMDGMKERGHVIVIGATNRIDAIDPALRRPGRFDREIEIGVPDRNGRKEILMIHTRNMPLGMSEEEKNKFLEEMADYTYGFVGADLAALVRESAMNALRRYLPEIDLDKPIPTEILEKMVVTEEDFKNALKSIEPSSLREVMVEVPNVHWDDIGGLEDVKREIKETVELPLLKPDVFKRLGIRPSKGFLLYGPPGVGKTLLAKAVATESNANFISIKGPEVLSKWVGESEKAIREIFKKAKQVAPAIVFLDEIDSIAPRRGTTSDSGVTERIVNQLLTSLDGIEVMNGVVVIGATNRPDIMDPALLRAGRFDKLIYIPPPDKEARLSILKVHTRNMPLAPDVDLNDIAQRTEGYVGADLENLCREAGMNAYRENPDATSVSQKNFLDALKTIRPSVDEEVIKFYRTLSETMSKSVSERRKQLQDQGLYL, encoded by the coding sequence ATGGAATCCAATAACGGGATCATACTCAGGGTTGCAGAGGCAAACTCAACCGATCCTGGCATGTCAAGAGTCAGACTGGATGAATCATCAAGGAGGTTGCTTGATGCCGAGATCGGTGATGTTGTTGAAATCGAAAAGGTCAGAAAAACAGTGGGCAGGGTCTACAGAGCAAGGCCTGAAGATGAGAACAAGGGCATTGTCAGAATAGACAGTGTCATGAGAAACAACTGTGGAGCATCCATAGGTGATAAGGTCAAGGTCAGAAAGGTCAGGACTGAGATCGCTAAGAAGGTCACCCTGGCACCTATCATACGGAAAGATCAAAGACTCAAATTCGGTGAAGGAATAGAGGAATATGTACAGCGTGCATTGATAAGAAGACCCATGCTCGAACAAGACAATATAAGTGTTCCTGGCCTGACTCTTGCAGGCCAAACTGGACTTCTTTTCAAGGTTGTCAAAACTCTACCGAGCAAGGTTCCCGTAGAGATCGGCGAGGAGACCAAGATAGAGATAAGGGAGGAGCCGGCCTCTGAGGTTCTAGAAGAGGTTTCAAGGATAAGTTATGAGGATATTGGAGGCCTGTCTGAGCAGCTCGGAAAGATAAGGGAAATGATAGAACTTCCACTGAAGCACCCCGAACTTTTCGAGCGACTGGGGATAACACCGCCCAAAGGGGTCATATTATATGGGCCACCTGGGACGGGTAAAACGCTCATAGCCAGAGCCGTTGCAAATGAATCTGGCGCCAACTTCCTCTCCATAAATGGACCTGAGATAATGAGTAAATACTACGGTCAGAGTGAACAGAAGCTGAGGGAGATATTCTCAAAGGCCGAAGAAACCGCTCCATCTATCATATTCATAGATGAGATAGATTCCATTGCACCCAAGAGAGAGGAGGTTCAGGGCGAGGTTGAACGCAGAGTTGTTGCACAGCTTCTGACATTGATGGATGGGATGAAGGAGAGGGGGCATGTCATAGTTATAGGCGCAACAAACCGCATAGATGCAATAGATCCCGCCCTCAGAAGGCCTGGTAGATTTGATAGAGAGATAGAGATCGGTGTTCCTGATAGAAACGGAAGAAAGGAGATACTGATGATACACACCAGAAACATGCCCCTGGGAATGAGCGAGGAGGAGAAGAACAAATTCCTTGAGGAAATGGCAGATTACACCTATGGTTTTGTCGGAGCGGATCTCGCGGCTCTGGTCAGGGAGAGCGCGATGAACGCACTCAGGAGATACCTGCCAGAGATCGATCTTGACAAGCCGATCCCCACGGAGATACTTGAAAAGATGGTGGTGACCGAGGAAGACTTCAAGAATGCGCTTAAATCGATAGAACCTAGCAGCCTGAGAGAGGTCATGGTTGAGGTTCCAAATGTCCACTGGGATGATATCGGCGGTCTTGAGGATGTAAAGAGAGAGATAAAGGAGACTGTTGAATTGCCTCTCCTGAAGCCGGATGTATTCAAGAGACTTGGCATAAGGCCATCCAAAGGATTCCTGTTATACGGCCCGCCCGGTGTCGGTAAGACCCTTCTGGCAAAAGCCGTGGCAACGGAGAGCAACGCAAACTTCATATCAATAAAGGGCCCAGAAGTCCTCAGCAAATGGGTTGGAGAGAGCGAGAAGGCCATAAGGGAGATATTCAAGAAGGCAAAGCAGGTAGCACCTGCCATTGTATTCCTGGATGAGATAGACTCGATAGCACCCAGGAGAGGGACAACAAGCGACTCAGGCGTTACTGAAAGGATAGTTAACCAGTTGCTGACATCGCTGGACGGCATCGAGGTGATGAACGGTGTTGTGGTGATAGGAGCAACAAACAGGCCGGACATAATGGATCCCGCACTTCTCAGGGCTGGCAGATTCGACAAGTTGATATATATACCCCCACCAGACAAGGAGGCGAGACTCAGCATACTCAAGGTGCATACAAGGAACATGCCACTTGCGCCAGATGTGGATCTGAATGACATCGCTCAGAGGACTGAAGGTTATGTTGGAGCAGATCTGGAGAATCTGTGCAGGGAGGCCGGTATGAACGCCTACAGGGAGAATCCAGACGCAACCTCCGTTTCTCAGAAAAACTTCCTCGATGCTCTGAAGACCATAAGGCCTTCTGTGGACGAAGAGGTCATAAAGTTCTACAGGACACTCTCAGAAACCATGAGCAAGTCCGTATCTGAGAGGAGGAAACAGCTTCAGGATCAGGGTCTATATCTCTGA